A stretch of Arthrobacter sunyaminii DNA encodes these proteins:
- a CDS encoding ABC transporter substrate-binding protein, whose translation MTTSRRRRLGMGLTAALSAAALSLTACTPRSGSDAPEERDPSATIQTDVSAMGEQTLTVWDQEVRGGQNEQMTQLNEAFMAKYPNITIERNSQSFDDLATTLRLALSGDDAPDVVEANNGRNAMGAFVAAGQLLPLDPWAGLYGWEDRYPASVLQYSKYSEDGKTFGSGSLYGLPQVGEVVGVFYSKSKLAELGLDVPEDWAGFEAAMETAKDAGETPMLLGNIEKWPALHVFGPVQGSMVSTEDVQKLGFGNAGASWTTPENEAAAQKLADWQSKGYFNDGVNGTDYDAAWQSLAAGDGVFLMGGSWLAADLQDAMGDDVGFFVPADAAGEAPKTTGGTGLPFTVTSESENPDLAAAYINFITSDEAMAILAETGNLPVVDTQKYAPESGVLQDVYSEFGSVSADGALLPYLDYATPTMADTMGEALQGVLDGRVSPQEFTQALETDYADFTNAG comes from the coding sequence ATGACTACTTCCCGCCGTCGCCGACTGGGCATGGGGCTTACTGCCGCCCTGTCCGCCGCCGCCCTGTCCCTCACCGCCTGCACTCCCAGATCGGGCAGTGACGCCCCCGAGGAACGCGACCCCAGCGCCACCATCCAGACCGATGTCTCGGCCATGGGCGAGCAGACCCTCACGGTCTGGGACCAGGAGGTGCGCGGCGGCCAGAACGAGCAGATGACCCAGCTCAACGAGGCGTTCATGGCCAAGTACCCCAACATCACCATTGAACGGAATTCGCAGTCCTTCGACGATCTGGCCACCACGCTGCGGCTGGCGCTCAGCGGTGACGACGCCCCGGACGTGGTCGAGGCCAACAACGGCCGCAACGCCATGGGTGCCTTTGTGGCCGCCGGGCAGCTGCTGCCGCTTGATCCCTGGGCCGGGTTATACGGCTGGGAGGACCGCTACCCGGCGAGCGTGCTGCAGTATTCGAAGTACAGCGAGGACGGCAAGACCTTCGGCAGCGGCAGCCTGTACGGGCTGCCGCAGGTGGGCGAAGTGGTGGGCGTTTTCTACAGCAAGTCCAAACTGGCCGAGCTGGGCCTGGACGTGCCCGAGGACTGGGCGGGTTTTGAAGCGGCGATGGAAACCGCCAAGGACGCCGGCGAGACGCCGATGCTGCTGGGCAACATTGAGAAGTGGCCGGCGCTGCACGTGTTCGGACCGGTGCAGGGATCCATGGTGTCCACGGAGGACGTGCAGAAGCTGGGCTTCGGCAACGCAGGCGCGTCCTGGACCACGCCGGAAAACGAGGCCGCGGCGCAGAAACTGGCCGACTGGCAGTCCAAGGGATATTTCAACGACGGCGTGAACGGCACCGACTACGACGCCGCGTGGCAGTCACTCGCCGCCGGTGACGGCGTGTTCCTCATGGGAGGTTCGTGGCTGGCCGCGGACCTGCAGGACGCCATGGGCGATGACGTCGGATTCTTTGTCCCCGCCGATGCCGCCGGTGAAGCGCCCAAGACCACCGGCGGCACCGGGCTGCCGTTCACGGTCACCAGCGAATCCGAAAACCCGGACCTTGCCGCGGCATACATCAACTTCATCACCAGCGACGAGGCCATGGCCATCCTGGCCGAAACGGGCAACCTGCCCGTCGTTGACACGCAGAAGTACGCCCCGGAGTCGGGCGTGCTGCAGGACGTTTACTCCGAGTTCGGGTCCGTCAGCGCCGACGGCGCGCTGCTCCCCTATCTGGACTACGCCACCCCCACCATGGCGGACACCATGGGTGAGGCGCTTCAGGGCGTGCTGGACGGCAGGGTTTCCCCGCAGGAATTCACCCAGGCCCTGGAAACGGATTATGCCGACTTCACTAACGCGGGCTGA
- a CDS encoding PfkB family carbohydrate kinase, with product MTTAGSSEAQLDLFLTGSLFFDIVFTGLPAAPRPGTEVWADGMGSLPGGIANLAVAASRLGLDTGLAAGFGDDAYGAWAWTLLAEQEKINLGRSRTFRGWHSAVTVSLSWQGDRSMVTHGHPIPVTQRELIGVPPPARAVFGELVRPDGQEPWWKDYGTGETLVFADVGWDPSGAWDPAVLADLHLCHAFLPNDIEAMAYTRTDSAEDALGKLSDQVPLAVVTKGAAGAIASDASTGETASVPGLRVNALDPTGAGDVFAAAMVVGTLDQWPLRQRLLFASLCSALAVQHFGGSLAAPGWGDIVDWWKAAKASASRGEEAADVVRRYGFLDEVLTDKAQNAVRRAEATFGLLTEVEAFS from the coding sequence GTGACAACTGCCGGCAGCTCCGAAGCGCAACTGGACCTGTTCCTCACCGGGTCCTTGTTCTTCGACATCGTCTTTACCGGACTCCCCGCCGCCCCCAGGCCCGGAACCGAGGTGTGGGCAGACGGCATGGGCTCGCTCCCCGGCGGCATTGCCAACCTTGCCGTGGCCGCCTCCCGGCTGGGACTGGACACCGGTTTGGCTGCAGGATTCGGTGACGACGCCTACGGTGCGTGGGCCTGGACACTGCTTGCCGAGCAGGAAAAGATCAACCTCGGCCGTTCCCGCACGTTCCGCGGCTGGCACTCCGCCGTCACTGTGTCACTCTCCTGGCAGGGCGACCGGAGCATGGTGACCCACGGCCATCCCATCCCCGTGACGCAGCGGGAGCTGATCGGTGTTCCCCCGCCCGCCCGCGCCGTCTTTGGCGAACTGGTCCGGCCGGACGGGCAGGAGCCCTGGTGGAAGGACTACGGCACGGGCGAAACCCTGGTCTTCGCGGACGTGGGCTGGGATCCCTCGGGGGCGTGGGACCCGGCCGTGCTCGCGGATCTGCACCTGTGCCATGCCTTCCTGCCCAATGACATTGAGGCCATGGCGTACACCCGCACGGACTCCGCAGAGGATGCCCTGGGGAAGCTCTCCGACCAGGTTCCGCTCGCCGTCGTCACCAAGGGCGCCGCCGGGGCCATTGCCTCCGATGCCTCCACCGGTGAAACCGCCTCCGTGCCGGGCCTGCGCGTCAACGCCCTGGATCCCACCGGTGCCGGTGACGTGTTCGCTGCCGCCATGGTGGTGGGCACCCTGGACCAGTGGCCGCTGCGCCAGCGGCTGCTCTTCGCTTCGCTGTGTTCGGCCCTGGCCGTGCAGCACTTCGGCGGTTCCCTTGCCGCGCCCGGCTGGGGCGACATCGTGGACTGGTGGAAAGCCGCCAAAGCCAGCGCTTCCCGCGGCGAGGAGGCCGCCGACGTCGTCCGCCGTTACGGCTTCCTCGATGAGGTCCTGACCGACAAAGCCCAAAACGCCGTCCGCCGCGCGGAGGCAACCTTTGGCCTGCTCACCGAGGTGGAGGCCTTTTCATGA
- a CDS encoding DeoR/GlpR family DNA-binding transcription regulator, with protein MLTDSRRSAILHRVREAGSASVADLARLVDASESTIRRDLNTLHGQGLLRRVRGGGTGVEHPGAEAIPEPDAVPFAEVAAHSSSTKQRIAVRAAQLVGDGDVVVLDIGTTTALIARELRGRPVTVITASVAVLDELRGDPATELILLGGVLRRSYHSLVGTLTEEALHRLRATICFLGTSGVQPDGTVMDTTGTEVPVKRAILGTAPHVVLVADETKFPGTGVLPVCAAAAVSTVVTAASSHQPTLDVFRRAGSDVITV; from the coding sequence ATGCTCACTGACAGCAGGCGGTCCGCCATTCTGCACCGGGTGCGGGAGGCCGGAAGCGCTTCGGTGGCGGACCTTGCCCGGCTGGTGGACGCCAGTGAATCCACCATCCGGCGGGACCTGAACACTCTTCACGGGCAGGGCCTGCTGCGCCGGGTCCGCGGCGGAGGCACCGGCGTCGAGCACCCCGGCGCAGAAGCCATCCCGGAACCCGACGCGGTGCCCTTCGCTGAGGTGGCTGCGCATTCGTCCTCCACCAAACAGCGGATCGCCGTCCGCGCCGCGCAGCTGGTGGGCGACGGCGACGTCGTCGTCCTGGACATTGGAACCACCACCGCCCTGATCGCCCGCGAACTCCGCGGCCGCCCGGTCACCGTGATCACCGCCAGCGTTGCCGTTCTGGATGAACTGCGCGGCGATCCGGCCACCGAACTGATCCTGCTCGGCGGAGTGCTGCGCCGTTCCTACCATTCGCTGGTGGGAACACTGACCGAGGAAGCGCTGCACCGGCTGCGCGCCACCATCTGCTTCCTGGGCACGTCCGGAGTGCAGCCGGACGGCACCGTCATGGACACCACCGGCACGGAGGTGCCGGTCAAACGGGCCATTCTCGGTACGGCTCCGCATGTTGTGCTGGTGGCTGATGAAACCAAATTCCCCGGGACCGGCGTCCTGCCGGTCTGTGCCGCGGCAGCCGTCTCCACGGTGGTCACTGCGGCTTCCTCCCACCAGCCCACCCTGGACGTGTTCCGGCGGGCAGGAAGTGACGTCATCACCGTATGA
- a CDS encoding 6-phospho-beta-glucosidase, giving the protein MKLTLIGGGGFRVPQIFEALAAEDAAARVSELCLYDTAPDRLEVMRAVLAQLAGNTPRPPRITVETDLDAALRGAAFIFSAMRVGGAAGRITDERVALDLGVLGQETVGPGGLAYALRTLPAARRLAERAAVLAPDAWVINFTNPAGMVTEAMRASLGDRVIGICDTPIGLMRRAVHAVGSTPDAVDFDYVGLNHLGWLRRISVAGEDLLPALLANDAALGQMEEARLMGLDWVRALGAVPNEYLYYYYFQREATERIRTSAETRGEFLERQQAGFYRQAHLHPDSALELWERTKHEREASYMAESRPEEERNGRQESDVDGGGYQGVALDLMGGLTNGRAATMILNVANRGTVAELPDDAVIEVVCDVDAAGVAARKVAPVRGDMLGLLQQVKAAEQLTLSASLHRDPVLAWRALAAHPLVDSVTVARKLLDTYRQAIPGVAAAFD; this is encoded by the coding sequence ATGAAACTGACCCTGATTGGCGGCGGAGGCTTCCGCGTGCCGCAGATTTTCGAAGCCCTCGCTGCCGAGGATGCCGCGGCCCGCGTCAGCGAGCTGTGCCTTTATGACACGGCGCCTGATCGGCTGGAGGTCATGCGTGCAGTCCTGGCGCAGCTGGCCGGAAACACCCCTCGTCCGCCCCGGATCACTGTGGAAACCGACCTGGATGCCGCACTGCGCGGAGCGGCCTTCATCTTTTCTGCGATGCGGGTGGGCGGCGCTGCCGGTCGCATTACGGACGAGCGGGTGGCCCTGGACCTGGGCGTTCTGGGCCAGGAAACGGTGGGCCCCGGCGGGCTGGCGTATGCCCTGCGCACCCTGCCCGCCGCCCGGAGGCTGGCCGAACGCGCCGCGGTGCTGGCCCCGGACGCCTGGGTCATCAACTTCACCAATCCCGCGGGCATGGTCACCGAGGCCATGCGGGCATCCCTGGGGGACCGGGTGATCGGCATCTGCGATACTCCGATCGGGCTGATGCGCCGCGCCGTGCACGCCGTGGGGTCCACCCCCGATGCGGTGGACTTTGACTACGTGGGCCTGAACCATCTTGGCTGGCTGCGCCGGATCTCGGTGGCGGGCGAGGACCTGCTCCCGGCCCTGCTGGCTAATGACGCGGCGCTGGGACAGATGGAAGAGGCCCGGCTGATGGGCTTGGACTGGGTGCGCGCCCTGGGCGCGGTGCCCAACGAGTACCTCTATTACTACTACTTCCAGCGTGAAGCCACCGAGCGCATCCGCACCTCCGCCGAAACCCGCGGCGAGTTCCTGGAACGGCAGCAGGCAGGTTTTTACCGGCAGGCACATCTGCACCCTGACAGTGCCCTGGAACTGTGGGAGCGCACCAAGCATGAACGGGAGGCCAGCTACATGGCCGAAAGCCGCCCGGAGGAGGAGCGCAACGGCCGGCAGGAGAGCGACGTCGACGGCGGCGGATACCAGGGCGTGGCCCTGGACCTCATGGGCGGACTGACCAACGGCCGGGCGGCAACCATGATCCTGAACGTCGCCAACCGGGGCACCGTGGCGGAACTGCCGGACGACGCCGTGATCGAGGTGGTGTGCGACGTGGACGCGGCAGGGGTTGCGGCACGCAAAGTGGCGCCGGTCCGGGGAGACATGCTCGGACTGCTTCAGCAGGTCAAGGCCGCGGAACAGCTGACCCTTTCCGCCTCACTGCACCGCGATCCCGTGCTCGCCTGGCGGGCGCTCGCCGCACACCCGCTGGTGGATTCGGTCACCGTGGCCCGCAAACTGCTGGACACGTACCGGCAGGCCATACCGGGGGTGGCTGCAGCGTTTGACTGA
- a CDS encoding phosphatidic acid phosphatase: MSQTQQIPATGVSTVARIVTETTAPAVLVGILLLLQPLLSPGVTWLQGIVAAGFTVGLPFLGILWLKRRGAVTDHHVGVRSQRAPILAASAVSIGIGALVLVLLNAPAVLFGEIGGVFIGLMLCMAANLVWKLSVHSAVAAYVGLTLLAPIPVFGPALALMLASATGWSRVKLGDHTPTQVLAGHLAGCVAFAAALLLP; this comes from the coding sequence ATGTCTCAAACCCAGCAGATCCCTGCCACCGGCGTGTCCACCGTGGCCCGCATCGTCACCGAAACCACGGCACCTGCCGTACTGGTGGGGATTCTTCTGCTTCTGCAGCCCCTGCTCAGCCCCGGCGTCACCTGGCTGCAGGGCATCGTGGCCGCGGGATTCACCGTTGGCCTGCCCTTTCTCGGGATTCTCTGGCTGAAGCGGCGCGGTGCCGTGACCGACCATCATGTGGGAGTGCGTTCCCAGCGGGCACCGATCCTGGCCGCGTCCGCGGTGTCCATCGGCATCGGTGCGCTGGTCCTGGTTCTGCTAAACGCCCCGGCAGTGCTCTTCGGCGAAATCGGCGGAGTGTTTATCGGGCTGATGCTGTGCATGGCGGCAAATCTGGTGTGGAAGCTGTCCGTCCACTCCGCTGTGGCCGCCTATGTTGGCCTAACGCTGTTGGCGCCCATCCCGGTCTTCGGACCCGCGCTGGCCCTGATGCTGGCATCGGCAACGGGGTGGTCCCGGGTGAAGCTCGGGGACCACACGCCCACGCAGGTGCTCGCGGGGCATCTGGCCGGCTGCGTGGCCTTCGCCGCCGCGCTTCTGCTGCCCTGA
- a CDS encoding FAD-dependent oxidoreductase gives MKLNSFSHLMAPGTIGPMEAHNRIVLPAMDMNVSEHGEIEQAEIDHYVARAAGGAGLIITGACAIAFPHGAASMKEPGLSDDKYIPGLKALADAVHAAGSKLCIQSTHHGKVARVDVANDRPVLAPNQPGYSYDMSALADSTPTELGKMGAATAGKKIIYRDMTAEDISWLVSTWVDAAERIAKAGADAIEIHAAHGYILGVFLNQRDNKRTDEYGGSLANRARLACEVISAVKERVGNKLAILVRVAGEEYGQEGGLTLPEAIEASKLFEQAGADAIHVTGWGRNPFDNFTDGPLPNKVGAYLENAAEIKKHVKVPVIAVGRMLPKVAEKALAAGQIDFAAMGRQLLADPELPNKIRDGKFDQVRPCINCYLCVAENFFDDTPFCAVNPALGNEALLPLKPASLTKHVVVVGAGPAGLETARVLTERGHRVTIVDKADRLGGTMWFSTMTTPDNERLLRWFKSEIKRLNIAVKLNTPATVDTIRALHPDHVIVATGAVRPKPDFPGGDLPNVQTGDTLRAMMLGTATAEEAGAVLSTLGKLGRLSGVTKSPEFVRQFTKFWLPMGKDVVVIGGSLVGLELAEFLAERGRRVTLLHETQQLGLPLAMPRRWTAVKDAKDHGVKIHRNVKITRITEKTVEWTEGEQSFSAPASMVVYADGTTSAAPLADELRAADISCDVVGDAGAVNYIHGAIHSSWKVSTEL, from the coding sequence GTGAAACTCAATTCCTTTTCCCATCTGATGGCACCGGGCACCATCGGTCCGATGGAAGCCCACAACCGCATCGTTCTGCCCGCAATGGATATGAACGTCTCCGAGCACGGCGAGATTGAACAGGCTGAGATTGACCACTATGTGGCACGGGCTGCCGGTGGCGCCGGCCTGATCATCACCGGCGCGTGTGCAATTGCCTTCCCCCATGGCGCGGCTTCCATGAAGGAACCGGGTCTGTCGGATGACAAGTACATTCCCGGGCTCAAAGCGCTGGCCGACGCCGTCCACGCTGCGGGCAGCAAGCTGTGCATCCAGTCCACCCACCACGGCAAGGTAGCCCGCGTGGACGTGGCCAATGACCGTCCGGTGCTCGCCCCGAACCAGCCGGGCTACAGCTATGACATGTCCGCACTGGCGGACAGCACCCCCACGGAACTCGGCAAGATGGGTGCCGCCACGGCCGGCAAGAAGATCATCTACCGTGACATGACCGCCGAGGACATTTCCTGGCTGGTCTCCACCTGGGTCGATGCCGCCGAGCGCATTGCCAAGGCCGGAGCCGACGCCATCGAGATCCACGCAGCCCACGGCTACATTCTCGGCGTGTTCCTGAACCAGCGCGACAACAAGCGCACGGACGAATACGGCGGATCGCTGGCCAACCGTGCCCGTCTGGCATGCGAAGTCATCAGCGCCGTGAAGGAACGCGTCGGCAATAAGCTGGCCATCCTGGTCCGCGTTGCCGGCGAGGAATACGGCCAGGAGGGTGGCCTGACCCTGCCCGAGGCCATTGAGGCCTCGAAGCTGTTTGAGCAGGCTGGCGCGGATGCCATCCACGTCACCGGCTGGGGACGGAACCCGTTCGACAACTTCACCGACGGCCCGCTGCCCAACAAGGTGGGGGCCTATCTGGAGAACGCCGCGGAGATCAAGAAGCACGTCAAGGTGCCGGTCATCGCCGTCGGCCGGATGCTGCCGAAGGTCGCCGAGAAGGCGCTGGCCGCCGGGCAGATCGACTTCGCCGCCATGGGACGCCAGCTGCTGGCCGACCCCGAGCTGCCGAACAAGATCCGTGACGGCAAGTTCGATCAGGTTCGTCCCTGCATCAACTGCTACCTCTGCGTCGCCGAGAACTTCTTTGACGACACTCCCTTCTGCGCGGTCAATCCCGCCCTGGGCAACGAGGCGCTGCTGCCGCTCAAGCCCGCTTCGCTGACCAAGCACGTCGTCGTCGTCGGCGCCGGGCCCGCGGGCCTGGAAACCGCACGGGTCCTGACCGAACGCGGCCACCGCGTCACCATCGTTGACAAGGCTGACCGGCTGGGCGGCACCATGTGGTTTTCCACCATGACCACGCCGGATAACGAACGCCTGCTGCGCTGGTTCAAGTCCGAAATCAAGCGGCTGAACATTGCGGTCAAACTGAACACTCCGGCCACCGTGGACACCATCCGCGCCCTGCACCCGGACCACGTCATTGTGGCCACCGGCGCCGTCCGCCCCAAGCCTGACTTCCCCGGCGGCGACCTGCCGAACGTGCAGACCGGTGACACGCTGCGCGCCATGATGCTCGGTACAGCCACGGCGGAGGAAGCCGGCGCGGTGCTCAGTACCCTGGGTAAGCTTGGCCGCCTTTCCGGCGTGACCAAGAGCCCCGAGTTTGTCCGCCAGTTCACCAAGTTCTGGCTGCCCATGGGCAAGGACGTCGTTGTTATCGGCGGGTCCCTGGTGGGCCTGGAGCTGGCAGAATTCCTGGCCGAGCGGGGCCGCAGAGTGACGCTGCTGCACGAAACGCAGCAGCTTGGCCTGCCGCTGGCCATGCCGCGCCGCTGGACCGCTGTGAAGGATGCCAAGGACCACGGCGTCAAGATCCACCGCAACGTGAAGATCACCCGCATCACGGAGAAGACCGTGGAGTGGACCGAGGGGGAGCAGAGCTTCAGCGCACCCGCCTCCATGGTGGTCTACGCGGACGGCACGACGTCGGCGGCCCCGCTCGCGGACGAGCTGCGTGCGGCGGACATCAGCTGCGACGTCGTTGGCGACGCCGGCGCAGTCAATTACATCCACGGCGCCATCCACTCCTCGTGGAAGGTCAGCACCGAGCTCTAG
- a CDS encoding FAD-dependent monooxygenase, whose protein sequence is MAQNFTDISGAADRLDQATASDAYDTDVFIVGTGPTGATAALALATLGVRTMMISQWSWLANTPRAHITNQRTMEVLRDLGLENEAKQHAVPWDQMGDTLFTTSLAGPEIARLRTWGTGDERSGDYLLSSPCTMLDIPQTLMEPLLVRNAAERGAKVAFSTRYLGHEQDDSGVTVQLQDRTTGHEYSLRARYLIGADGAKSQIAQELGLELVGHTARAGTAYVRFRADLSQYVAHRPSILHWIMNPAANFGEIGMGLLRCVRPWNEWIAGWGFDKDAGEPDLSLDAVTQQIRTLVGDPDLKVEVDGVSTWYVNQQHALTMSSGRVFCGGDATHRHPPSSGLGSNTCMQDAFNLAWKLAYAVKGYAGEGLLATYDEERVPVGAQIVARANQSRLDYAPLRECFDTLAEDGTHTVDAGLERLRAASPEGAALRAEVGKALELKNYEFNAHGVELNQRYSSAAVIPEPEAGEEVFLRDPQLYVQPTTRPGAKLPHTWLVNTGGHRVSTLDVSGRGKFTLFTGLSGQAWKTAAERLDLPYLRTVVIGEPGFEDPYANWGRVAEIEEAGALLVRPDGYVAWRQKSAEWETDTAQERLRAALKTVLALP, encoded by the coding sequence GTGGCTCAGAACTTCACCGACATCTCCGGTGCCGCCGACCGCTTGGACCAGGCGACCGCGTCAGATGCTTACGACACGGACGTGTTCATTGTGGGCACCGGACCGACCGGAGCAACGGCAGCGTTGGCTCTGGCCACCTTGGGAGTGCGGACCATGATGATCTCCCAATGGTCATGGCTCGCCAACACACCGCGTGCCCACATCACCAACCAGCGCACCATGGAGGTCCTGCGGGACCTCGGGCTGGAGAATGAGGCAAAACAACACGCCGTACCTTGGGACCAGATGGGCGACACGCTTTTCACTACGTCGCTGGCCGGGCCCGAAATTGCCCGCCTTCGGACTTGGGGAACCGGCGACGAACGTTCCGGCGACTATCTGTTGTCGAGTCCATGCACAATGCTTGACATTCCCCAGACCCTTATGGAGCCTCTGCTGGTGCGAAATGCTGCCGAGCGGGGAGCGAAGGTGGCATTTTCCACTCGTTATTTGGGGCATGAACAAGATGACTCCGGCGTCACCGTCCAATTGCAGGACCGCACTACCGGGCACGAATACAGTCTGCGGGCACGATACTTGATCGGCGCCGACGGAGCCAAGAGCCAGATTGCCCAGGAGCTTGGGCTTGAGTTGGTGGGGCACACTGCACGCGCCGGCACCGCTTACGTCAGGTTCCGCGCCGATTTGTCTCAGTATGTGGCCCACCGGCCAAGCATTCTGCACTGGATCATGAACCCGGCGGCCAACTTCGGCGAAATCGGGATGGGATTGCTTCGCTGTGTTCGTCCCTGGAATGAGTGGATTGCTGGCTGGGGATTCGACAAGGACGCGGGCGAACCCGATCTGTCCCTGGATGCCGTCACGCAGCAAATCAGAACCCTGGTCGGTGACCCCGACCTGAAGGTCGAGGTAGACGGCGTTTCGACGTGGTACGTCAATCAACAGCACGCCCTAACCATGTCCTCGGGGCGAGTCTTCTGCGGCGGAGATGCTACACACCGGCACCCGCCGAGCAGCGGGCTCGGTTCCAACACGTGCATGCAGGACGCCTTCAACTTGGCGTGGAAACTGGCGTATGCCGTCAAGGGATACGCAGGGGAAGGACTGCTAGCGACGTATGACGAGGAGCGTGTCCCCGTGGGTGCTCAGATTGTCGCACGGGCCAACCAGTCACGGCTGGACTATGCGCCTCTGCGCGAGTGCTTCGACACGCTGGCGGAGGACGGCACGCACACTGTGGACGCCGGGCTCGAGCGTCTTCGCGCGGCATCACCCGAGGGCGCAGCTTTACGGGCAGAAGTAGGCAAGGCGTTGGAGCTGAAAAACTATGAATTCAATGCCCATGGTGTAGAACTCAATCAGCGTTATTCCAGTGCTGCCGTAATTCCGGAGCCGGAGGCGGGTGAAGAGGTTTTCCTCCGCGATCCCCAGCTGTATGTTCAGCCGACGACCCGGCCCGGTGCCAAACTCCCCCACACGTGGTTGGTAAACACCGGCGGACACCGAGTCTCGACACTGGACGTTTCGGGTAGGGGAAAGTTCACCCTCTTCACAGGGCTGTCAGGCCAGGCTTGGAAGACTGCCGCCGAAAGGCTTGACCTGCCATATCTGCGCACGGTGGTCATAGGGGAGCCGGGCTTTGAGGATCCCTACGCGAACTGGGGACGGGTTGCGGAAATCGAAGAGGCCGGGGCGCTTCTGGTCCGTCCCGACGGTTATGTGGCGTGGCGGCAAAAGTCTGCGGAATGGGAAACCGATACTGCACAAGAGCGGCTCCGTGCGGCATTGAAGACAGTGCTCGCCCTCCCCTAA
- a CDS encoding MFS transporter, producing MSKTTPASALGASPRKVATASLIGTTVEYYDFFIYGTAAALVFPKLFFPESSPLVATMLAFATLGVGFLARPLGGVVFGHFGDRVGRKKMLVISLVGMGAATCLMGVLPTYAQIGIAAPILLTLLRLVQGFMVGGEWGGAVLMAVEHAPPGKRGFYGAFPQTGAPAGVGLATVAFLIVSQLPDDEFLAWGWRIPFLISAVLVIVGLFIRLSISESPAFAAAREEQELVKMPFVEAFRRHSKEIFLVAGTYLSQGVFAYICMSYFVNYGTTVTDITRTQALGGVFVAAVVASILYPLFGALSDAIGRKTVYLIGALAMGLCIWPAFTLINTGNPWLFMLAVVLVFGVAMSPAGGATGALFSMVFSPEVRYTGSSVGYTISQICGAAFAPMIATALLASTGTSNSIVIYMVVASLISVLSVAALPGGWGRREALRQLQQGEAETSGAAASLSRV from the coding sequence ATGTCGAAGACGACGCCGGCTTCCGCCCTTGGCGCAAGCCCCAGAAAGGTGGCAACGGCCAGCCTGATCGGCACCACGGTTGAGTACTACGACTTCTTTATCTATGGAACGGCCGCCGCGCTCGTATTTCCCAAGCTGTTCTTTCCCGAGTCCAGTCCTCTCGTGGCCACGATGTTGGCCTTCGCCACCCTCGGCGTGGGATTCCTTGCCCGTCCGCTCGGCGGTGTTGTTTTTGGTCATTTCGGGGATCGGGTGGGCCGCAAAAAAATGCTTGTCATTTCCTTGGTGGGAATGGGAGCAGCCACCTGCCTAATGGGCGTCCTGCCCACATACGCCCAGATCGGCATAGCAGCACCGATTTTGCTTACCTTGCTGCGGTTGGTTCAGGGTTTCATGGTTGGCGGCGAATGGGGCGGCGCGGTGCTCATGGCCGTTGAGCATGCACCGCCGGGTAAAAGGGGCTTCTATGGTGCCTTCCCGCAGACCGGTGCGCCGGCTGGGGTCGGGCTGGCGACAGTCGCGTTCCTGATTGTGTCCCAACTGCCCGACGACGAGTTTCTTGCCTGGGGCTGGCGCATACCCTTTCTGATCAGCGCCGTCCTCGTTATCGTTGGCCTCTTTATTCGCCTTAGCATCTCCGAAAGTCCTGCCTTTGCCGCTGCACGCGAGGAGCAGGAACTCGTGAAGATGCCCTTTGTGGAGGCCTTCCGGCGCCATTCAAAAGAGATTTTCCTGGTTGCCGGCACATACCTGAGCCAGGGCGTGTTTGCCTACATCTGCATGTCCTATTTCGTTAACTACGGCACCACGGTTACTGATATCACTCGGACGCAAGCGCTCGGCGGTGTTTTTGTGGCAGCGGTGGTCGCATCCATCCTCTATCCGCTGTTCGGCGCGTTGTCGGACGCGATTGGCCGCAAAACGGTTTACCTGATCGGTGCCCTGGCCATGGGGTTGTGCATCTGGCCCGCATTCACGCTCATCAATACGGGAAACCCGTGGCTTTTCATGCTCGCGGTGGTACTGGTCTTTGGTGTTGCCATGTCTCCCGCCGGTGGAGCAACCGGCGCGTTGTTTTCCATGGTCTTCTCACCGGAGGTGCGCTATACGGGGTCCTCTGTCGGATACACCATTTCTCAGATCTGCGGAGCTGCCTTCGCGCCCATGATTGCCACTGCTCTGCTGGCTTCCACCGGGACCAGCAACTCGATCGTGATCTACATGGTTGTGGCTTCGCTTATTTCGGTGCTCTCCGTAGCAGCGCTCCCTGGCGGTTGGGGCCGCAGGGAAGCCCTTCGGCAGCTGCAGCAGGGTGAAGCGGAAACCTCCGGGGCCGCAGCTTCCCTCAGCAGAGTCTGA